In Natronocella acetinitrilica, a single window of DNA contains:
- a CDS encoding DUF6639 family protein: MQASRPGKLGALAVVAMLFMASVPRPVAASQPEADPVRCNSVNVVVVARAMQDVESACAGAEKAMRFLGSLGLDVSGEVSIQVLPELPKSMWQSAAGYYIPSERRIVILTYSAFREFETWFEVTIDAALYRSLIAHEVAHLFADDNFWMDAPTLHAHEYIAYVTQLVTMPAELRERVLEAMPGQAYERDAHMNTMVYMLNPMRFGVGVYRHYLERRDGADYIRAVLRGEVLHE; encoded by the coding sequence ATGCAGGCGAGCCGGCCCGGCAAACTTGGTGCCCTGGCTGTGGTGGCTATGCTGTTCATGGCATCGGTCCCACGGCCCGTGGCGGCATCTCAGCCTGAGGCTGATCCCGTTCGCTGCAACAGCGTTAACGTGGTGGTGGTGGCGCGGGCCATGCAGGATGTGGAATCGGCCTGTGCAGGTGCCGAGAAGGCCATGCGATTTCTCGGTTCGCTGGGTCTGGATGTGAGTGGCGAGGTGAGCATCCAGGTCCTGCCGGAGTTGCCGAAGAGCATGTGGCAGAGCGCCGCCGGCTATTACATCCCATCGGAACGCCGCATCGTCATTCTCACCTACTCGGCTTTTCGCGAGTTCGAGACCTGGTTTGAAGTGACCATCGACGCCGCCCTGTATCGCAGCCTGATTGCCCATGAAGTTGCCCACCTGTTCGCCGATGATAATTTCTGGATGGACGCGCCAACGCTGCATGCCCATGAGTACATCGCCTATGTAACCCAGCTTGTGACCATGCCGGCAGAACTGCGGGAACGGGTGCTTGAGGCGATGCCGGGGCAGGCCTACGAGCGGGACGCGCACATGAACACCATGGTGTACATGCTGAACCCCATGCGCTTCGGCGTGGGGGTCTACCGGCATTACCTGGAGCGGCGCGACGGTGCCGACTATATCCGCGCAGTGCTGCGGGGTGAGGTCCTGCACGAATGA
- a CDS encoding cysteine synthase A: MSICNGFAGAIGNTPLIRLRHLSDETGCEILGKAEFMNPGGSVKDRAALFIIEDAERRGALRPGGVVVEGTAGNTGIGLAHICNARGYRCVIVIPETQSQEKIDLLRTLGAEVHTVPAKPYKDPNNYQKIAGRMAGEMDNAIWANQFDNVANRQAHAETTGPELWRDTDGGLSAFTCATGTGGTLAGVARYLKAQSEHVRCVLADPSGSALFRYVKTGTPEVEGSGSITEGIGSTRVTSNLEGTPLDDAYSIPDQEAVSMVYRLLHEEGLFLGSSSGVNVVAAVRLARDLGPGHTIATILCDGGSRYYSRLFNAEWLAGKGLRAGA, from the coding sequence ATGAGTATCTGCAACGGCTTTGCCGGCGCCATCGGCAACACTCCCCTGATTCGCCTGCGCCATCTGTCGGACGAGACCGGCTGCGAAATCCTCGGCAAGGCGGAATTCATGAACCCAGGTGGTTCCGTCAAGGACCGGGCGGCGCTGTTCATTATCGAGGATGCCGAACGGCGCGGTGCGCTGCGCCCGGGTGGCGTGGTGGTGGAAGGGACGGCGGGCAATACCGGCATCGGGCTCGCCCACATCTGTAATGCCCGCGGCTATCGCTGCGTGATCGTGATTCCAGAGACCCAGAGCCAGGAGAAAATCGATCTGCTGCGAACCCTGGGCGCCGAGGTCCACACGGTGCCGGCGAAGCCCTACAAGGACCCGAACAATTACCAGAAGATCGCCGGACGCATGGCCGGGGAGATGGACAACGCCATCTGGGCCAACCAGTTCGACAATGTTGCCAACCGACAGGCCCATGCCGAGACCACCGGGCCGGAGTTATGGCGGGACACCGACGGCGGGCTGAGTGCGTTTACCTGTGCCACCGGCACCGGCGGCACGTTGGCCGGGGTTGCGCGTTATCTCAAGGCGCAATCGGAACACGTGCGCTGTGTGCTGGCTGACCCAAGCGGCAGCGCCCTGTTCCGTTACGTGAAAACGGGCACGCCCGAGGTGGAGGGCAGTGGCTCCATCACCGAGGGCATCGGCAGTACGCGGGTCACCTCCAATCTGGAGGGGACCCCGCTGGATGATGCCTACAGCATTCCCGATCAGGAGGCGGTAAGCATGGTCTACCGGCTACTGCACGAGGAGGGGTTGTTCCTGGGCAGTTCCTCCGGCGTGAATGTGGTAGCGGCGGTGCGCCTCGCGCGGGACCTGGGGCCGGGACACACCATCGCCACCATCCTCTGCGACGGCGGTAGCCGGTATTACTCGCGGCTGTTCAACGCCGAGTGGCTGGCCGGCAAGGGCTTGCGCGCCGGCGCGTAA
- a CDS encoding sugar O-acetyltransferase: MPTEKEKMLAGELYDASDPELVADGQRARVLCQQLNALPPAGPEAQRRGLLGGLFGSATDVVIMPPFQCDYGRNISLGSGVYFNFNCVVLDVCRITIGDRVLFGPAVQIYTASHPMSAAERRSGLEFGAPVVIGDDVWVGGGAIICPGVSIGAGSVIGAGSVVTRDVPADVFAAGNPCRVIRTVD, encoded by the coding sequence ATGCCCACAGAAAAGGAAAAAATGCTCGCTGGCGAGCTCTACGACGCAAGCGATCCGGAACTGGTGGCGGATGGACAGCGGGCCCGGGTGCTTTGCCAGCAACTCAATGCACTGCCGCCGGCGGGGCCCGAGGCGCAGCGACGTGGTCTGCTGGGCGGGTTATTCGGCAGCGCCACGGATGTCGTCATCATGCCCCCGTTCCAGTGCGATTACGGCCGCAACATCTCCCTCGGCTCCGGCGTGTACTTCAATTTCAATTGCGTGGTGCTGGACGTCTGCCGAATAACCATCGGCGATCGTGTGCTGTTTGGCCCTGCGGTGCAGATCTACACAGCCTCACACCCCATGAGCGCGGCGGAACGCCGAAGTGGGCTGGAGTTCGGCGCGCCTGTGGTGATCGGTGACGACGTCTGGGTGGGAGGTGGTGCAATCATCTGCCCCGGCGTCAGCATCGGTGCCGGCTCAGTCATCGGCGCAGGCAGCGTGGTCACACGGGACGTACCAGCTGACGTGTTTGCCGCAGGCAACCCCTGTCGTGTCATCCGCACCGTGGATTGA
- the dbpA gene encoding ATP-dependent RNA helicase DbpA → MTDSSAAANFSVLPLPPALLNNLESLGYRKMTPIQAESLPSLLAGRDVIGQARTGSGKTAAFGLALLAGLDAAARQVQGLVLCPTRELADQVAGELRRLARSLPNIKVLTLCGGAPFGPQLASLSHGAHLVVGTPGRIDEHLRKGGLQLDGLGMLVLDEADRMLDMGFREAIEGIVAQTPSTRQTMLFSATFDEVVRAIAAGLMRDPLTVTVAEGHDQRTIREHFHEVADEQARFQALRRLLLQYQPESSVVFCNTRREVEEVANALSSMGFSALALHGELEQKDRDRRLILFANRSASILVATDVAARGLDVDALDAVFNYRIANDLEVHIHRVGRTGRAGSTGRAFTLFTPGEAERMLRLSELLGRALTEEPLPTPDALDAKPAGPPMVTLQIGAGKRQKLRPGDILGALTGDGGLAGAQIGKINVLDQSSYVAVNRQVAQQALAQLGRGKIKGRSFRARKVSS, encoded by the coding sequence ATGACGGATTCCTCCGCCGCCGCCAATTTTTCCGTGTTGCCGCTGCCTCCAGCCCTGCTGAACAATCTGGAGTCCCTGGGTTACCGGAAGATGACCCCGATCCAGGCCGAGAGCCTGCCATCGTTGCTCGCCGGTCGGGATGTCATCGGGCAGGCCAGGACCGGCTCCGGCAAGACCGCCGCCTTCGGCCTTGCCCTCCTTGCAGGCCTTGATGCGGCTGCCCGGCAGGTGCAGGGGCTGGTTTTGTGCCCCACCCGCGAACTGGCCGATCAGGTGGCGGGCGAGTTGCGTCGGCTTGCCAGGAGTCTGCCCAACATCAAGGTGCTGACACTCTGCGGTGGCGCCCCCTTCGGCCCGCAGCTCGCTTCACTCAGCCATGGCGCGCATCTGGTTGTCGGCACCCCGGGGCGCATCGATGAACATCTGCGCAAGGGCGGGCTGCAGCTCGATGGGCTCGGCATGCTGGTGCTGGACGAGGCTGATCGCATGCTGGACATGGGCTTTCGCGAGGCGATTGAAGGGATCGTTGCGCAGACTCCGTCGACGCGACAGACCATGCTGTTCAGCGCCACCTTCGACGAAGTCGTCCGTGCGATTGCCGCTGGCCTGATGCGCGATCCGCTGACCGTCACCGTGGCCGAGGGCCATGACCAGCGGACGATCCGGGAGCATTTTCATGAAGTGGCCGACGAGCAGGCCCGATTCCAGGCCTTGCGGCGCTTGCTGTTGCAGTATCAGCCTGAATCCAGTGTTGTGTTCTGCAATACCCGCCGCGAGGTCGAGGAAGTCGCCAACGCGTTGAGCTCCATGGGGTTCAGTGCGCTTGCCCTGCATGGCGAACTGGAGCAGAAGGATCGCGATCGCCGCCTGATCCTGTTTGCCAACCGAAGCGCATCGATCCTGGTGGCGACGGACGTGGCAGCGCGAGGGCTGGACGTCGATGCCCTGGACGCGGTGTTCAACTACCGGATCGCCAACGATCTCGAGGTGCACATACACCGTGTCGGCCGCACCGGGCGCGCGGGTTCGACGGGTCGGGCGTTCACCTTGTTCACACCAGGTGAGGCCGAGCGCATGCTGCGCCTGTCGGAACTATTGGGTCGCGCCTTGACTGAGGAGCCCCTGCCGACGCCCGATGCGCTGGACGCCAAGCCCGCAGGACCACCCATGGTGACCCTGCAGATTGGCGCGGGTAAACGACAGAAGTTGCGACCGGGGGATATACTTGGCGCCCTGACTGGAGATGGCGGCCTCGCCGGTGCCCAGATCGGCAAGATCAACGTCCTGGACCAGAGCAGCTATGTCGCCGTGAACCGCCAGGTCGCACAACAGGCGCTGGCTCAGCTTGGTCGGGGCAAGATCAAGGGCCGGTCGTTCCGGGCCCGCAAAGTGTCTTCGTAA
- a CDS encoding PA4780 family RIO1-like protein kinase: MKVPKRLQPLLDDGLIDAVVEQLMSGKEAQVYVVRCGDELRCAKVFKEAQQRSFKQAVQYQEGRKVRNTRQGRAMAKKTRYGQREQEQAWLTAEVDALYRLVDAGVRVPKPYGFVDGVLLMERIVDADGETAPRLDDVALTAEEARIYHHRIVTDVVRMLSEGLVHGDLSEFNVLLAADGPVIIDLPQAVEAAVNNSASMMFARDVNNMRAYFGRFAPELLETNYAREIWALYESGGLHPEVELTGHFAEDTRKADVRGVMTVIEDARREHAERMEALARREEEDTGRY; the protein is encoded by the coding sequence ATGAAAGTACCGAAGCGATTGCAGCCCCTGCTGGACGACGGCCTGATCGATGCCGTGGTCGAGCAGTTGATGAGCGGCAAGGAAGCGCAGGTCTACGTGGTGCGCTGCGGTGATGAGCTGCGTTGCGCCAAGGTGTTCAAGGAAGCGCAGCAGCGCAGTTTCAAGCAGGCTGTGCAGTACCAGGAAGGCCGCAAGGTGCGCAATACCCGGCAGGGGCGGGCCATGGCGAAAAAGACACGCTATGGCCAGCGAGAACAGGAGCAGGCCTGGCTCACGGCCGAGGTCGATGCACTCTACCGCCTGGTGGACGCCGGTGTGCGAGTGCCGAAGCCCTATGGCTTCGTGGATGGCGTGCTGCTGATGGAGCGTATCGTCGATGCCGATGGCGAGACCGCGCCGCGGCTGGATGATGTCGCCCTGACTGCCGAAGAGGCACGCATCTACCATCACCGTATCGTCACCGACGTGGTGCGCATGCTGAGCGAGGGGCTGGTGCACGGCGACCTCTCCGAGTTCAACGTGCTGCTCGCCGCCGACGGACCCGTCATCATCGATCTGCCCCAGGCCGTGGAAGCCGCAGTCAACAACAGTGCTTCCATGATGTTCGCCCGGGACGTAAACAACATGCGTGCCTATTTCGGCCGTTTTGCCCCTGAGCTGCTAGAGACGAACTACGCCCGGGAGATCTGGGCCCTGTACGAGAGCGGTGGTCTGCACCCCGAGGTCGAGCTGACCGGTCACTTCGCCGAAGACACCCGCAAGGCGGATGTGCGTGGCGTGATGACGGTGATTGAAGACGCCCGCCGGGAACATGCCGAGCGGATGGAGGCGCTGGCGAGGCGCGAGGAAGAGGATACCGGCCGGTACTGA
- a CDS encoding macro domain-containing protein, which yields MGKQSIRGITVEWLTGDIANQPDMDIVVNAANAELGTGGGVAGALHRAAGPGLEEECGELGPIKPGEAVITSAHGLPNRYVVHCLGPVYGRDIPEESLLTSCYRRALQLADDTRLSSIAFPAISSGAFGYPPDDAARVAVQAVLAALPKLKFIRHVRFVLFSDTDLQRYERLLGGKVPAS from the coding sequence ATGGGCAAGCAGAGTATCCGGGGTATCACCGTTGAGTGGCTGACCGGCGACATCGCCAACCAGCCGGATATGGATATCGTGGTCAATGCGGCCAATGCGGAGTTGGGCACCGGCGGTGGCGTCGCCGGCGCCCTGCATCGCGCGGCGGGACCGGGGCTGGAAGAAGAATGCGGCGAACTCGGGCCCATCAAGCCCGGCGAGGCGGTGATCACCAGCGCCCATGGCTTACCCAACCGCTACGTGGTGCACTGTCTGGGGCCGGTCTACGGCCGCGATATTCCGGAGGAATCGCTGCTGACGTCCTGCTACCGGCGGGCCCTGCAGCTGGCGGACGATACAAGACTCAGCTCGATCGCTTTCCCGGCGATATCGTCCGGCGCCTTCGGCTATCCACCGGATGATGCGGCCCGTGTGGCTGTCCAGGCTGTGCTCGCCGCCCTGCCAAAACTGAAGTTCATTCGCCATGTGCGGTTCGTGCTGTTCAGCGACACGGATCTGCAACGGTACGAACGGCTGCTGGGCGGCAAAGTGCCCGCCTCATGA
- a CDS encoding TIGR00730 family Rossman fold protein gives MKNVCVYCGSSPGRQPTYADAANSLGRLLAEREIGLIYGGARVGIMGMVADAVLAHGGRAVGVIPESLMQKELAHQGLAELHVTTSMHERKMMMADLSDGFIAMPGGVGTLEEIFEAWTWAQLGFHRKPCGLLNVAGYYDHLSVFLDHTVTEQFVRERHRGQLMVETDPATLLDRFIGYKPTAMPKWIDRDQT, from the coding sequence ATGAAAAACGTCTGTGTCTACTGTGGTTCCAGCCCTGGCCGGCAGCCTACTTACGCGGATGCGGCGAATAGCCTTGGGCGATTGCTGGCCGAGCGGGAGATCGGGTTGATCTATGGTGGTGCCCGGGTTGGCATCATGGGCATGGTGGCTGATGCAGTCCTCGCCCATGGGGGACGCGCAGTGGGCGTGATCCCGGAATCACTGATGCAAAAGGAGCTGGCCCACCAGGGGTTGGCCGAACTCCATGTGACCACCTCAATGCATGAGCGAAAGATGATGATGGCCGACCTGTCCGACGGGTTCATAGCCATGCCGGGTGGGGTGGGTACGCTCGAGGAGATATTCGAGGCCTGGACCTGGGCGCAGCTTGGCTTTCACCGTAAACCCTGCGGTCTGCTGAACGTGGCCGGCTACTATGATCACCTGTCGGTGTTTCTCGACCATACGGTGACCGAGCAGTTCGTGCGGGAACGTCATCGCGGCCAGCTGATGGTTGAGACTGACCCGGCGACACTGCTCGACCGCTTCATTGGCTATAAGCCCACAGCCATGCCGAAATGGATCGACCGCGATCAGACCTGA
- a CDS encoding alpha/beta hydrolase, translating into MSMATMVRAASQVFGRLCPDATAKFAEDMVTRPRRRQVAVAQSATGLHPGEWITLGGHIHALRWGQDGPAVVALHGWEGHPGQFTPLANRLAAAGYQVFSLNAPAHGKDANRRTHVGAFADYLGEASREIGTPAGIIGHSMGAGATLIAMAAGLAADKAVLIAGPADFRGILRRASLELGLPASVHRRFLQRMQRRVGLKYSDLRAETLLTRINSPLLVVHDHGDRQIPFRDAERLVHGANQAELLATTGLGHGRILASDAVAERITGFLQAAQV; encoded by the coding sequence ATGAGCATGGCAACCATGGTCCGCGCTGCAAGCCAGGTCTTCGGGCGGCTGTGCCCGGACGCCACGGCAAAGTTCGCAGAGGACATGGTCACGCGTCCCCGCCGCCGGCAAGTGGCAGTCGCTCAGTCCGCCACTGGCTTACACCCTGGGGAGTGGATCACGCTCGGCGGTCATATTCATGCGCTGCGCTGGGGCCAGGATGGGCCCGCGGTGGTTGCGCTGCACGGCTGGGAGGGCCATCCGGGGCAATTCACCCCACTGGCCAACCGGCTGGCGGCAGCCGGCTACCAGGTGTTTTCCCTCAACGCGCCGGCCCATGGCAAGGATGCCAACCGGCGCACCCATGTGGGCGCCTTTGCCGATTATCTCGGCGAGGCCAGCCGAGAAATAGGCACACCGGCGGGAATTATCGGGCACTCCATGGGCGCCGGGGCGACACTGATCGCAATGGCAGCGGGGCTGGCCGCAGACAAGGCCGTCCTGATCGCCGGGCCGGCGGACTTTCGGGGCATACTCCGCCGCGCCTCGCTGGAACTCGGTCTGCCCGCGTCGGTCCATCGGCGCTTTCTGCAGCGCATGCAGCGCCGTGTCGGGCTTAAATACAGCGACCTCCGGGCCGAGACGCTGCTCACCCGCATCAACTCCCCGTTGCTCGTCGTCCACGATCACGGTGACCGGCAGATCCCGTTCCGCGACGCAGAACGGCTGGTGCACGGCGCCAATCAGGCAGAGTTGCTGGCCACCACTGGCCTCGGCCACGGCCGCATACTTGCCAGCGACGCCGTCGCCGAGCGCATCACGGGCTTCCTGCAAGCTGCTCAGGTCTGA
- a CDS encoding winged helix-turn-helix transcriptional regulator — protein MKANDPLKSNCPLARAMEILGEGWTLLVLREAFLGTRRFNDFERELGIARNVLTVRLRKLVDAGIFDRVPSAEDRRVVEYRLSRAGRELVPVLVSISQWSMTWLCDQQVPVRFVDRASGEEIPPVQVRNRLGEVLGARDIVMLPGPGADAAVKRRYGSLLESLSSQGTEG, from the coding sequence ATGAAGGCGAATGACCCCCTCAAGAGCAACTGCCCGCTTGCCCGCGCCATGGAAATACTTGGCGAGGGATGGACCTTGCTAGTGCTGCGTGAAGCCTTCCTGGGCACTCGCCGGTTCAACGATTTCGAGCGCGAACTGGGCATTGCCCGCAATGTACTCACGGTACGGCTGCGCAAACTGGTGGACGCCGGAATTTTTGACCGTGTTCCCTCCGCGGAGGACCGTCGCGTGGTGGAGTACCGGTTGAGCCGGGCGGGCAGGGAACTGGTTCCGGTTCTGGTATCAATCAGCCAGTGGTCCATGACCTGGCTCTGCGACCAGCAGGTCCCCGTAAGATTCGTTGATCGGGCCAGTGGCGAGGAAATCCCGCCGGTGCAGGTGAGGAATCGCCTCGGGGAGGTGCTTGGCGCCCGGGACATCGTGATGCTGCCGGGGCCGGGGGCAGACGCCGCCGTGAAACGGCGCTATGGGAGCCTGCTGGAATCGCTGTCCTCACAGGGCACGGAAGGCTAG
- a CDS encoding methyltransferase family protein → MRLLIPPPVILAIAALLMWLVARLFDGLNAAFPLQQTLVLLLVALGVGLMAASAHAFYRARTTINPMTPDKASALITSGVYRLSRNPIYLADALLLAAFAVWLGNGLCVPILAGFIWYIDRFQIRVEEHALVNRFGAEYQAYREAVRRWI, encoded by the coding sequence GTGCGTCTGCTGATCCCGCCTCCGGTCATACTCGCCATTGCGGCGTTGCTCATGTGGCTGGTTGCCCGGCTGTTCGACGGCTTGAACGCCGCTTTCCCCCTGCAGCAGACGCTGGTGCTTCTTTTGGTGGCGCTTGGCGTTGGCCTCATGGCTGCCTCGGCGCACGCGTTCTACCGGGCGCGAACCACCATCAACCCCATGACGCCGGACAAGGCCTCGGCGCTGATCACCAGCGGGGTCTACCGTCTCAGCCGCAATCCCATCTATCTGGCTGATGCCTTGCTGTTGGCGGCCTTTGCCGTCTGGTTGGGCAATGGTCTCTGCGTACCGATTCTGGCTGGGTTTATCTGGTACATCGATCGTTTCCAGATCCGTGTGGAAGAGCACGCCCTGGTCAATCGCTTTGGCGCGGAGTACCAGGCCTACCGTGAGGCGGTACGCCGCTGGATCTGA